In a single window of the Atlantibacter hermannii genome:
- the ybdO gene encoding DNA-binding transcriptional regulator, LysR-type has product MMANLQDLKKFDLNLLVIFECVYLHRSVSKAAEALFLTPSAISQSIQRLRNQLNDPLFLREGKGITPTTVADNLHIYLEDNLQQLEQTIRVVQGAPQRKNFIVYCSTLMGFEFLSPLAEKFCRQQGYELIHYDMSVTASSAEDLLTYRKADLIIGSTPVVNHSVICTPFMHAAPVIVCSKDHPRIGDSATLSQLQSEKFTKITGLEEGIRQYHVKSTEVLPERDFIFQSDSPVTVMSAIGQSELLGVISERGYSRFHDLFNLKRVEVPVQLPKLEFYLMYNRFALQSSAFKLLLESINQRLAADA; this is encoded by the coding sequence ATGATGGCTAACCTTCAGGATCTAAAGAAGTTCGATCTCAATCTACTGGTTATTTTTGAATGCGTTTACTTACACCGCAGCGTCAGTAAAGCGGCTGAAGCGTTATTTCTCACGCCTTCTGCCATTAGTCAGTCCATTCAGCGTTTACGTAATCAGCTTAACGACCCGCTGTTTTTACGCGAGGGTAAAGGCATAACGCCCACCACCGTCGCCGATAATTTACATATTTATCTTGAAGATAACCTGCAACAACTCGAACAAACTATTCGGGTGGTTCAGGGTGCGCCCCAGCGTAAAAACTTTATTGTTTATTGTTCCACCTTGATGGGATTTGAATTTTTATCGCCGCTGGCGGAAAAGTTTTGTCGCCAGCAGGGCTATGAACTGATTCATTACGACATGTCAGTGACGGCCAGCTCGGCTGAAGATCTGCTGACGTATCGCAAAGCCGATTTAATTATTGGCAGCACGCCGGTGGTGAATCATTCCGTAATATGCACGCCGTTTATGCATGCCGCGCCCGTTATTGTTTGCAGTAAAGATCATCCGCGCATTGGCGACAGCGCAACGCTCAGCCAGTTACAGAGCGAAAAATTCACCAAAATTACCGGGCTGGAAGAAGGGATTCGGCAGTATCACGTTAAATCAACGGAAGTGCTGCCTGAACGGGACTTTATCTTTCAGAGCGACTCCCCCGTTACCGTTATGTCAGCAATTGGGCAAAGCGAATTACTGGGCGTTATTAGTGAAAGAGGCTATTCGCGTTTTCACGATTTATTTAATCTCAAGCGCGTCGAGGTGCCGGTACAGTTACCGAAGCTGGAGTTTTATTTAATGTATAACCGCTTTGCGCTGCAAAGCAGCGCATTCAAGCTGTTGTTGGAGAGTATTAATCAGCGCCTCGCCGCCGACGCCTGA
- the entH gene encoding esterase — MIWKRTLTLDALNAMSEGTLVAHLGIVFTDIGDDTLTAEMPVDSRTRQPFGLLHGGASAALAETLGSMAGFLTTKEGQSVVGTELSATHHRPIFDGTVRGVCRVIHPGRQSQCWEIVIYDADGRRCCTSRLSTMVMG; from the coding sequence ATGATCTGGAAACGCACACTGACTCTTGATGCGCTGAATGCCATGAGCGAGGGCACGCTGGTGGCCCATCTCGGCATTGTCTTTACCGACATCGGCGACGATACGCTAACGGCAGAAATGCCCGTGGACAGCCGCACGCGCCAGCCGTTTGGTTTACTGCACGGCGGCGCATCGGCGGCGCTGGCGGAAACCCTCGGTTCTATGGCCGGTTTTTTGACCACGAAAGAGGGACAAAGCGTGGTCGGTACCGAACTGAGCGCAACGCATCATCGGCCCATTTTTGACGGCACGGTACGCGGGGTATGCCGCGTTATCCATCCAGGCCGTCAAAGCCAGTGTTGGGAGATCGTCATTTATGATGCTGACGGGCGGCGGTGCTGCACCAGTCGGTTAAGCACCATGGTGATGGGCTAA
- the uspG gene encoding universal stress protein UspG encodes MYNTIIMPVDVFEMELSDKAVRHAEFLAQSEGIIHLMHVLPRSGNLTMHRFAMDVRRFEEHLFQEAQTRLNTMIEHFNISPERIKTHVRFGTVRDCVNALANELDADVVVIGSRNPSITTHLLGSNASSVIRHAHIPVFVIR; translated from the coding sequence ATGTACAACACGATTATTATGCCGGTTGACGTATTTGAAATGGAACTGAGTGACAAAGCGGTGCGTCACGCCGAGTTTCTGGCGCAGAGCGAGGGAATTATCCATCTCATGCATGTTTTACCGCGCTCAGGCAACCTGACCATGCACCGTTTCGCCATGGATGTTCGTCGTTTTGAAGAGCACCTCTTTCAGGAGGCGCAAACCCGGCTCAACACCATGATCGAGCATTTTAATATTTCGCCTGAACGCATTAAAACACATGTGCGATTCGGCACCGTGCGCGACTGTGTCAACGCGCTGGCTAACGAACTGGATGCGGATGTGGTCGTGATCGGATCGCGTAACCCTTCTATCACCACGCATTTGCTGGGCTCCAACGCCTCAAGCGTTATCCGCCATGCCCATATCCCGGTATTTGTGATTCGCTAA
- the ahpF gene encoding alkyl hydroperoxide reductase has translation MLDTNMKTQLKAYLERLTKPVELVATLDDSAKSVEIKALLTEIAELSDKVSFREDNSLAARKPSFLITNPGSTQGPRFAGSPLGHEFTSLVLALLWTGGHPAKEAQELLEQIRDLDGDFEFETYYSLSCHNCPDVVQALNLMAVLNPRIKHTAIDGGAFQNEITDRGVMGVPAVFVNGKEFGQGRMTLAEIVAKVDSGAEKRAADALNKRDAYDVLIVGSGPAGAAAAVYSARKGIRTGLMGERFGGQVLDTVDIENYISVPKTEGQKLAGALKAHVDDYDVDVIDTQSATKLIPAANEGGLHQIETASGAVLKARSIIIATGAKWRNMNVPGEDQYRTKGVTYCPHCDGPLFKGKRVAVIGGGNSGVEAAIDLAGIVEHVTLLEFAPEMKADQVLQDKLRSLKNVDIILSAMTTEVKGDGTKLTGLDYQDRETGSVKHLEVAGIFVQIGLLPNTTWLDGAIERNRMGEIIIDAKCETSVKGVFAAGDCTTVPYKQIIIATGEGAKASLSAFDYLIRTKTA, from the coding sequence ATGCTCGACACAAATATGAAAACCCAGCTCAAGGCTTATCTTGAGCGTCTGACAAAGCCTGTTGAGTTAGTAGCCACGCTGGATGACAGCGCGAAATCAGTAGAAATCAAAGCGCTGCTGACCGAAATCGCTGAGCTGTCTGATAAAGTTTCTTTCAGAGAAGACAACAGCCTGGCGGCACGTAAACCTTCATTTTTGATTACGAACCCGGGTTCCACCCAGGGGCCACGCTTTGCTGGCTCCCCGCTGGGCCACGAATTTACCTCGCTGGTGCTGGCGCTGCTGTGGACCGGTGGTCATCCGGCAAAAGAAGCGCAGGAACTGCTGGAGCAGATCCGCGATCTGGATGGCGATTTTGAGTTTGAAACTTACTATTCACTGTCCTGCCATAACTGCCCGGACGTGGTGCAGGCGCTGAACCTGATGGCCGTGCTCAATCCGCGTATTAAGCATACTGCGATTGACGGCGGCGCATTCCAGAACGAAATCACCGATCGCGGCGTCATGGGCGTTCCGGCGGTATTCGTTAACGGTAAAGAGTTCGGCCAGGGCCGTATGACGCTGGCGGAAATCGTTGCTAAAGTTGACAGCGGCGCCGAAAAACGCGCGGCTGATGCGCTCAATAAGCGTGACGCTTACGACGTACTGATCGTGGGTTCCGGCCCTGCGGGCGCGGCGGCAGCGGTTTATTCCGCCCGTAAAGGCATCCGTACCGGTTTAATGGGTGAACGTTTCGGCGGCCAGGTGCTGGATACTGTCGATATCGAAAACTACATCTCGGTGCCGAAAACCGAAGGTCAGAAACTGGCAGGCGCCCTGAAAGCGCACGTTGATGATTACGATGTGGATGTAATTGACACCCAGAGCGCGACGAAGCTGATTCCGGCGGCGAACGAAGGCGGCCTGCATCAGATTGAAACCGCCTCCGGCGCGGTGCTGAAAGCACGCAGCATTATCATTGCGACCGGCGCGAAATGGCGCAATATGAACGTCCCTGGCGAAGATCAGTATCGCACCAAAGGCGTAACCTATTGCCCGCACTGCGACGGCCCGCTGTTTAAAGGTAAGCGTGTGGCAGTCATCGGCGGCGGTAACTCCGGCGTTGAAGCGGCTATCGACCTGGCGGGTATTGTTGAGCACGTCACCCTGCTGGAATTCGCGCCGGAAATGAAAGCCGACCAGGTTCTGCAGGACAAACTGCGCAGCCTGAAAAACGTCGATATCATCCTGAGCGCGATGACCACCGAAGTGAAAGGCGACGGCACCAAACTGACCGGGCTGGACTATCAGGACCGTGAGACCGGTTCCGTGAAGCATCTGGAAGTGGCGGGGATCTTCGTACAAATTGGTCTGCTGCCGAACACCACCTGGCTGGATGGCGCTATCGAGCGTAACCGCATGGGCGAGATCATCATCGACGCCAAATGCGAAACCAGCGTGAAAGGCGTGTTTGCGGCGGGCGACTGCACCACCGTACCGTACAAACAGATCATCATCGCCACCGGCGAAGGCGCGAAAGCGTCGCTGAGCGCCTTTGATTATCTGATTCGCACCAAAACTGCATAA
- the ygbN gene encoding GntP family gluconate:proton (H+) symporter, which translates to MMTEMTYAYGAGTLLGIAAGAVALLLVLIMRFRVHAFLALTLVSIVVALITKVPFDKIVPTILSGFGSTLAGVALLVGLGAMIGRLLEVSGGAKVLADTLINKFGSHRAPFALGVASLLFGFPIFFDAGLVVMLPIIFSVAKQFGGSTLKYALPAAGAFAVMHALVPPHPGPVAASELLGANIGLLVLLGLIIAIPTWYLGAYLFGLYAGKKFDVKLPSSFLGEVQADPNHQPPSFGMVLTILLLPLMLIFLDTGLNTAKVLGWVSGDNQVVNFLRMLGKTPVALLITVFFALMVFSKDHTRQHLEKICDGALGPICGIILVTGAGGMFGGVLRASGIGDALAGVLADTGLPIIVAAFVISTALRVAQGSATVALTTTAALIAPMVQATPGLSQFDLCFIVIAIAGGATVLSHVNDSGFWLVGRFLEMDEKTTLKTWTVMETLLGTIAFLLALVGSLIL; encoded by the coding sequence ATGATGACTGAAATGACATATGCATACGGCGCGGGAACGCTGCTGGGTATTGCCGCAGGAGCCGTCGCGCTGCTGCTGGTGCTGATCATGCGCTTTCGGGTGCATGCGTTTTTAGCCCTGACGTTGGTGAGCATTGTGGTAGCGCTGATCACCAAAGTCCCGTTCGATAAAATTGTTCCAACGATTTTAAGCGGCTTCGGCAGCACGCTGGCGGGCGTTGCCCTGCTGGTCGGCCTTGGCGCTATGATTGGTCGTTTACTGGAAGTGTCTGGCGGCGCGAAAGTGCTGGCGGATACCCTGATTAACAAATTTGGTTCCCATCGCGCGCCGTTTGCGCTGGGTGTTGCGTCCCTGCTGTTCGGCTTCCCGATTTTCTTCGACGCCGGTCTGGTGGTGATGCTGCCGATTATCTTTAGCGTCGCGAAACAGTTTGGCGGCTCCACCCTGAAATACGCGCTGCCTGCGGCAGGCGCTTTCGCGGTGATGCATGCGCTGGTTCCGCCGCATCCGGGCCCGGTTGCCGCGAGCGAACTGCTCGGCGCGAATATTGGCCTGCTGGTACTGCTGGGCCTGATTATCGCCATCCCTACCTGGTATCTGGGCGCCTATCTGTTCGGCCTTTATGCGGGTAAAAAATTCGACGTCAAACTGCCCTCCTCTTTCCTGGGTGAGGTGCAAGCCGATCCGAACCATCAGCCGCCGTCATTCGGCATGGTGCTGACCATTCTGCTGCTGCCGCTGATGCTGATTTTCCTGGATACCGGCCTCAATACCGCTAAGGTACTGGGCTGGGTAAGCGGCGATAATCAGGTCGTGAACTTCCTGCGTATGCTGGGTAAAACCCCGGTGGCGCTGCTGATTACCGTATTCTTTGCGCTGATGGTGTTCAGTAAAGATCATACCCGTCAGCATCTGGAAAAAATCTGCGATGGCGCGCTCGGCCCAATCTGCGGCATCATTCTGGTTACAGGCGCAGGCGGCATGTTCGGCGGCGTACTGCGCGCCAGCGGCATCGGCGACGCGCTGGCTGGCGTCCTGGCCGATACCGGTTTGCCGATTATCGTGGCGGCGTTCGTTATCTCCACCGCGCTGCGTGTGGCTCAGGGTTCCGCAACCGTGGCGCTGACCACCACCGCCGCGCTGATCGCGCCGATGGTGCAGGCGACCCCAGGCCTCAGCCAGTTTGACCTGTGCTTTATCGTTATCGCGATTGCGGGCGGTGCAACCGTACTGTCTCACGTTAACGACTCCGGCTTCTGGCTGGTTGGCCGTTTCCTGGAAATGGACGAGAAAACCACCCTGAAAACCTGGACCGTGATGGAAACCCTGCTGGGCACCATCGCCTTCCTGCTGGCGCTGGTGGGCAGTCTGATCCTCTAA
- the ybdL_3 gene encoding aminotransferase, producing the protein MSDISLIPQSKLPSLGTTIFTQMSALAQQHNAINLSQGFPDFDGPRFLQERLAAHVASGANQYAPMTGAQALREAIADKTAALYGHRPDCNSDITVTAGATEALYAAITALVRSGDEVICFDPSYDSYAPAVTLSGGVLTRLALQPPHFQVDWQAFAAALSPRTRLVILNTPHNPTATVWQKSDLEALWQAIADREIYVISDEVYEHICFARERHASVLAHPQLRARAVAVSSFGKTYHMTGWKIGYCVAPAAISAELRKVHQYLTFSVNTPAQLALADMLREEPAHYEDLPAFYRAKRDRFVAALSTSRLRVLPGEGTYFLLADYSAISDLDDVSFCQWLTREVGVAAIPLSVFCAAPFPHKLIRLCFAKQDATLDAAASRLATI; encoded by the coding sequence ATGAGCGATATATCTTTGATTCCCCAGAGCAAACTTCCCTCACTGGGCACCACCATTTTTACCCAAATGAGCGCACTGGCGCAGCAGCACAACGCCATCAATCTTTCCCAGGGGTTTCCTGATTTCGACGGGCCGCGTTTTTTACAGGAGCGCCTGGCGGCACACGTTGCAAGCGGGGCGAACCAGTACGCGCCCATGACCGGCGCGCAGGCGTTACGCGAGGCAATAGCTGACAAAACCGCCGCGCTTTACGGCCATCGTCCGGACTGTAACAGCGATATCACCGTCACGGCAGGGGCGACCGAAGCGTTATATGCGGCGATCACCGCGCTGGTAAGATCGGGGGATGAGGTCATTTGCTTTGACCCCAGCTACGACAGCTACGCGCCAGCCGTGACCTTAAGCGGCGGGGTCTTAACGCGTCTGGCATTGCAACCGCCGCATTTTCAGGTCGACTGGCAGGCATTCGCTGCCGCGCTGTCGCCGCGTACCCGGCTGGTGATCCTGAATACCCCCCATAACCCGACCGCCACGGTCTGGCAAAAAAGCGACCTTGAGGCGCTTTGGCAGGCCATCGCCGACCGGGAAATCTACGTGATTAGCGATGAAGTGTATGAGCACATCTGTTTTGCCAGAGAGAGGCACGCCAGCGTACTGGCGCATCCACAGCTGCGCGCACGGGCGGTAGCGGTGTCGTCATTCGGAAAAACCTATCATATGACCGGCTGGAAGATCGGCTACTGCGTGGCCCCAGCGGCCATAAGTGCCGAGCTGCGCAAAGTGCACCAGTATTTAACCTTTTCGGTGAATACGCCGGCCCAGTTGGCGCTGGCGGATATGCTGCGGGAAGAGCCAGCCCACTATGAAGATTTACCGGCATTTTATCGCGCCAAACGCGATCGCTTTGTGGCGGCGCTTTCCACCAGCCGTTTACGGGTATTGCCTGGGGAAGGCACTTACTTTTTACTGGCCGATTACAGCGCGATTAGCGACCTGGACGATGTGAGTTTTTGCCAGTGGCTAACCCGGGAAGTGGGCGTGGCCGCAATTCCGCTCTCGGTATTTTGCGCCGCGCCGTTTCCACATAAGCTGATCCGGCTCTGCTTCGCCAAACAGGACGCCACCCTGGATGCAGCAGCGTCGCGTCTGGCGACAATATGA
- the ybdR gene encoding oxidoreductase, Zn-dependent and NAD(P)-binding — protein sequence MRALTYHGAHSVSVDNVPDPSIEQADDIILRVTATAICGSDLHLYRGKIPQVKHGDIFGHEFMGEVVEVGGGVKDIQRGDRVVIPFVIACGDCFFCKLHQYSACENTNSGPGASLNKKQIPPPAALFGYSHLYGGVPGGQAEYVRVPKGNVGPFKVPPVLSDDKALFLSDILPTAWQAVKNGEVKKGSSVAIYGAGPVGLLTAACARYLGAEQIFMVDHHPYRLEFAKQRYGAIPINFDKDDDPAALIIEQTAGNRGVDAAIDAIGFEAKGSTTETVLTTLKIEGSSGKALRQCIAAVRRGGIVSVPGVYAGFIHAFMFGDAFDKGISFRMGQTHVHAWLPELLPLIEQGLLRPEEIVTHYLPLEDAARGYEVFEKRQEDCRKIILVPGAESPETAREKATSVGIVNNVVLP from the coding sequence ATGAGAGCTTTGACGTACCATGGCGCGCACTCGGTGAGCGTAGATAATGTCCCCGATCCTTCTATTGAACAAGCTGACGACATTATCCTGCGCGTCACGGCGACGGCCATTTGCGGCTCCGATCTGCATTTGTACCGCGGCAAAATCCCTCAGGTGAAGCATGGCGATATCTTTGGCCATGAATTTATGGGTGAAGTGGTAGAGGTCGGCGGCGGCGTAAAAGATATTCAGCGCGGCGACCGGGTCGTCATTCCGTTTGTTATTGCCTGCGGCGACTGCTTCTTCTGTAAATTGCACCAGTATTCCGCCTGCGAAAATACCAATTCCGGCCCCGGCGCTTCGCTGAACAAGAAACAGATCCCACCTCCGGCAGCGCTGTTTGGTTACAGCCACCTTTATGGCGGCGTGCCCGGCGGCCAGGCGGAATATGTTCGGGTACCCAAAGGGAACGTCGGGCCGTTTAAAGTCCCGCCGGTTTTATCGGACGACAAAGCGCTGTTCCTGTCAGATATCCTTCCTACCGCCTGGCAGGCGGTGAAAAACGGCGAAGTCAAAAAAGGCTCCAGCGTGGCTATTTACGGCGCGGGCCCGGTAGGTTTACTGACTGCTGCCTGTGCGCGCTATCTTGGCGCGGAGCAGATCTTTATGGTGGATCACCATCCCTACCGACTGGAGTTCGCGAAGCAGCGTTATGGCGCGATCCCGATTAACTTCGATAAAGATGACGATCCGGCCGCGCTGATCATTGAACAAACTGCCGGGAATCGCGGCGTGGACGCGGCGATTGACGCCATTGGGTTCGAAGCGAAGGGCAGCACCACCGAAACCGTATTGACCACCCTGAAAATTGAAGGCAGCAGCGGTAAAGCACTGCGTCAATGTATTGCGGCGGTACGCCGTGGCGGGATTGTCAGCGTGCCGGGCGTCTACGCCGGCTTTATCCACGCGTTCATGTTTGGCGATGCGTTTGATAAGGGCATTTCGTTCCGCATGGGGCAAACCCATGTTCACGCCTGGTTGCCGGAGCTGCTGCCGCTGATTGAACAGGGGCTGTTGCGCCCTGAAGAGATTGTCACCCATTACTTGCCGCTGGAAGATGCCGCACGTGGGTATGAAGTATTTGAGAAGCGTCAGGAAGACTGCCGGAAAATCATTCTGGTGCCCGGTGCGGAAAGCCCGGAAACGGCGCGGGAGAAGGCGACCAGCGTCGGGATTGTTAACAATGTGGTCCTGCCGTAA
- the dsbG gene encoding disulfide isomerase/thiol-disulfide oxidase, with protein MTKRLLWLALTPFLVHADELPAPVKALEKQGITIVKSFPGPAGMTGYLGKYQEMGVTIYVTPDGKQAISGYLYDEQGTNLSEKLIAQEIYAPAGRELWKKMEKAPWIQDGKATAPRTLYVFADPFCPYCHKFWEQSRPWVDAGQVQIRTLMVGVIKPESRATAAAILSAKDPAKTWHDFEQSGGKMTLDIPAAIPPEQAKALNINQKLMDELGANATPAIYYMSETNELQQVVGLPDAEKLAVMMGGEIKKN; from the coding sequence ATGACTAAACGCTTACTTTGGCTGGCCCTTACTCCCTTTCTTGTTCATGCCGATGAACTGCCTGCGCCGGTCAAAGCCCTTGAGAAACAGGGCATCACCATAGTGAAATCCTTTCCCGGCCCGGCCGGTATGACAGGCTACTTAGGAAAGTATCAGGAGATGGGCGTCACCATTTATGTGACGCCTGACGGCAAACAGGCCATTTCCGGTTACCTCTATGACGAACAAGGCACCAACCTGAGCGAAAAGCTGATCGCCCAGGAAATTTATGCTCCTGCCGGGCGTGAGTTGTGGAAAAAAATGGAAAAGGCCCCGTGGATTCAGGACGGGAAAGCCACCGCCCCACGCACGCTGTATGTGTTTGCCGATCCCTTCTGCCCGTATTGCCACAAATTCTGGGAGCAGTCCCGTCCGTGGGTCGACGCCGGCCAGGTGCAAATCCGCACCCTGATGGTCGGGGTGATTAAACCCGAGAGCCGCGCCACGGCCGCCGCCATTCTGAGCGCGAAAGATCCGGCGAAAACATGGCATGATTTTGAACAATCAGGCGGCAAAATGACGCTGGATATTCCTGCGGCCATTCCCCCTGAACAGGCAAAAGCCTTAAATATTAATCAGAAATTAATGGATGAATTGGGTGCCAACGCTACCCCTGCCATTTATTACATGAGCGAGACTAATGAATTGCAGCAAGTCGTGGGTTTACCCGATGCAGAAAAACTTGCCGTCATGATGGGAGGCGAAATTAAGAAAAACTAA
- the ahpC_2 gene encoding alkyl hydroperoxide reductase subunit C encodes MSLINTKIKPFKNQAFKNGEFVEITEKDTEGRWSVFFFYPADFTFVCPTELGDVADHYEEFQKLGVDIYSVSTDTHFTHKAWHSSSDTIAKIKYAMIGDPTGALTRNFDNMREDQGLADRGTFIVDPQGIIQAVEVTAEGIGRDASDLLRKVKAAQYVASHPGEVCPAKWKEGDATLAPSLDLVGKI; translated from the coding sequence ATGTCCTTAATCAATACCAAGATCAAACCTTTCAAAAACCAGGCATTCAAAAACGGCGAATTCGTAGAAATCACCGAGAAAGACACCGAAGGCCGCTGGAGTGTGTTCTTCTTCTACCCGGCTGACTTCACCTTCGTTTGCCCGACCGAACTGGGCGATGTGGCTGACCATTATGAAGAGTTCCAGAAGCTGGGCGTGGACATCTACTCTGTCTCTACCGACACCCACTTCACGCACAAAGCATGGCACAGCAGCTCCGACACTATCGCGAAAATCAAATACGCGATGATCGGCGACCCGACTGGCGCCCTGACCCGTAACTTCGACAACATGCGTGAAGACCAGGGTCTGGCTGACCGCGGTACCTTCATCGTTGACCCGCAGGGCATCATCCAGGCGGTTGAAGTTACCGCTGAAGGCATCGGCCGTGACGCTTCTGACCTGCTGCGTAAAGTAAAAGCAGCACAGTACGTGGCTTCTCACCCAGGTGAAGTTTGCCCGGCTAAATGGAAAGAAGGCGACGCAACTCTGGCTCCGTCTCTGGACCTGGTTGGCAAAATCTAA
- the entA gene encoding 2,3-dihydroxybenzoate-2,3-dehydrogenase, with amino-acid sequence MAGLFDGKTVWVTGAGKGIGYAAALAFHQQGATVVGLDVAFDGAYPFAIEQLDIADARQVEQVCARLFAASPRLDVLVNAAGILRMGATDALSHADWQQTFAVNVGGAFHLYQQVMPRFRAQRSGAIVTVASDAAHTPRIGMSAYGASKAALKSLTLTVGLELAPFGVRVNLVSPGSTDTDMQRTLWTTDDAEQRRIAGFAEQFKLGIPLGKIARPHEIASVITFLASEQASHITLQDIVIDGGSTLGA; translated from the coding sequence ATGGCAGGTCTGTTTGACGGGAAAACAGTCTGGGTGACCGGGGCCGGGAAAGGCATCGGTTACGCTGCCGCGCTGGCTTTTCATCAGCAGGGCGCGACGGTGGTGGGGCTCGATGTGGCGTTCGACGGCGCGTATCCTTTTGCCATCGAACAACTGGATATCGCCGATGCGCGACAGGTGGAGCAGGTGTGCGCTCGTCTGTTCGCGGCCAGCCCGCGCCTTGACGTGCTGGTTAACGCCGCGGGTATTTTACGTATGGGCGCGACGGATGCGTTGTCCCATGCCGACTGGCAGCAGACGTTTGCGGTGAATGTGGGGGGCGCGTTTCATCTGTATCAGCAGGTCATGCCGCGATTCCGGGCGCAGCGCAGCGGGGCGATTGTCACGGTCGCGTCTGACGCGGCCCACACGCCACGCATCGGTATGTCGGCTTACGGTGCCTCGAAAGCCGCGCTGAAAAGCCTGACGCTTACCGTGGGGCTGGAACTGGCGCCCTTCGGCGTGCGGGTCAACCTGGTGTCCCCGGGCTCGACCGACACCGATATGCAACGGACGCTTTGGACCACGGACGATGCGGAGCAGCGCCGTATCGCCGGATTCGCCGAACAGTTTAAGCTCGGCATTCCCCTGGGAAAAATTGCCAGACCGCATGAGATCGCCAGCGTGATTACCTTTCTGGCGTCCGAACAGGCCAGCCATATCACGTTGCAGGATATTGTGATCGATGGCGGGTCAACCCTGGGAGCCTGA
- the rnk gene encoding regulator of nucleoside diphosphate kinase: MSRPAIVINDLDAERIDRLLEQPAFASLPVAEALNEELDRAQMCRPEEMPADVVTMNSKVRFRDLATGEDYTRTLVYPAQMRDSAEELSVMAPVGAALLGLRVGSTIHWTLPNGNETHLEVLELLYQPEAAGDYRR; encoded by the coding sequence ATGTCCAGACCTGCCATTGTTATAAATGACCTTGATGCTGAACGCATCGACCGCCTGCTGGAACAACCGGCGTTTGCCAGTTTGCCCGTGGCTGAGGCATTGAACGAAGAGTTAGATCGCGCTCAAATGTGTCGCCCGGAAGAGATGCCTGCTGATGTGGTGACCATGAACAGTAAGGTACGTTTTCGCGATCTGGCGACCGGCGAAGATTATACCCGCACCCTGGTTTATCCGGCACAAATGCGCGACAGCGCTGAGGAATTGTCGGTGATGGCGCCGGTGGGGGCAGCGCTGTTGGGTTTACGCGTCGGAAGTACCATTCACTGGACGCTGCCTAACGGCAATGAAACGCACCTTGAAGTGCTGGAACTGTTATATCAGCCGGAAGCGGCGGGCGACTATCGTCGCTAA